The following coding sequences are from one Synergistaceae bacterium window:
- a CDS encoding DNA polymerase III subunit alpha, with product MNKPFVHLHVHTEYSLLDGANRCEELAITTKKMGMNSVAITDHGVMYGCYEFYSKCKVIGVNPILGCEVYVEPNGHTCRDSKNQYHLILLAENEEGYHNLTRLVSIGSTEGFYYKPRIDHDLLAKYGKGIIASSACLGGEIPTFIMQGDIVGATARAEMYRDILGKDNFFLEIQHNSIPEQALVNKALVDIARRSSFELIATNDAHYLKQEDAQWHDVLLCIQTNSLRSDTNRLRFQGDDYYFRSPEEMWDIFGAELPDSLINTQKIADRCKVELKKDKYYLPEFPIPEGETLKSYLRRNAEEGLEKRVKSDVIPERYKNRLDYELNVIETMGFSGYFCIVADIVNAAKERNIPIGPGRGSAAGSITAWSLGITDLDPIKYNLLFERFLNPDRLSMPDIDTDVSDKRRDELIEYIVEKYGSDKVAQIITFGCMKSRGAITDVGRALGIPIPEVRKVTTLIPADSNKSGIASIPEAIEGIQDLAHLYKTEPRIKELLDIAQKIEGISRHCSQHPAGIVITPSPLIDMLPVRKFGEKQNVTQYSMDPVEALGLVKMDILGLKTLSVIEGALYNIQSGGKGYINLDEIPLDDTKTYEMLQKGETLGVFQLESTGMTSLVRRMKPDCFEDMIALVALYRPGPLESGMADLYIKYKHKEEPIHYLHPKLEETLKETYGVILYQEQVMQSAYDLAGFTLAEADLLRKAMGKKKMDVMAEQRIKFIKGAVERGVEATQAGEIFDKIEKFAGYGFNKSHSAAYALISYRTAWLKANYGPEFLASYLSSIVGSKMDVLGQYIRSVRDAGYPVLPPNINESKEDFTVVGDVIRLGLSAVAKAGHAAIENIIKNREEYGKFDSLWDFISRVDTRVVNKGVLENLIKAGAFDSIEKNRAKLFNSLPLFIDAASRNVSCKNQSSLFAEEDAVMCPEMPCCEDFSEREKLTFEKESMGLYISGHPFNQHSSVVKRYANCPLIELEKWQSQKYPVITAGLLSSVSEKYTKRGDPMGIIVIEDADTTVEVVLFVKQWAKYKPLLNIGDLVFIKGQPRFDRGISILADEVYFEDNYASNLEEHSVLSINAEFCTEEFFIGLFNIFKKHKGNKKILLKIFSFDKTIVSELKGQKIDLSEKLTKEFNEYAKEKAILE from the coding sequence ATGAATAAACCTTTTGTTCACTTACATGTTCATACAGAGTATAGCCTTTTGGATGGAGCTAATAGATGTGAAGAATTAGCGATAACAACGAAAAAAATGGGCATGAATTCGGTTGCTATCACTGATCATGGTGTTATGTATGGCTGTTATGAGTTTTATTCAAAATGTAAGGTCATTGGAGTAAATCCAATTTTAGGTTGTGAGGTTTATGTTGAACCTAATGGACATACTTGCCGTGATAGTAAGAATCAGTATCATTTGATACTTCTTGCGGAGAATGAAGAGGGGTATCACAATCTAACTCGTCTTGTTTCAATAGGAAGTACGGAAGGATTTTACTATAAACCAAGAATAGATCATGACTTGTTAGCAAAATATGGCAAAGGAATAATAGCATCTTCCGCATGTTTAGGTGGAGAGATTCCAACTTTTATAATGCAAGGAGATATCGTTGGAGCCACAGCAAGAGCAGAGATGTACAGAGATATTCTAGGAAAAGACAACTTCTTTTTAGAAATACAGCATAATAGTATTCCGGAACAAGCTTTGGTAAATAAGGCTTTGGTAGATATTGCAAGAAGATCTAGTTTTGAACTTATAGCGACCAATGACGCTCATTATTTAAAACAAGAAGATGCTCAATGGCACGATGTTCTTCTATGTATTCAAACCAATAGTTTGAGAAGTGATACTAACAGATTAAGATTTCAAGGCGACGACTATTATTTTAGGTCGCCTGAAGAAATGTGGGATATCTTCGGAGCAGAACTCCCAGATTCACTCATAAACACACAAAAAATAGCGGATAGATGTAAGGTGGAGCTAAAAAAAGATAAATACTATTTACCTGAATTTCCTATTCCAGAGGGAGAAACTCTTAAATCTTATTTAAGACGGAATGCAGAGGAAGGGTTAGAAAAGAGAGTAAAATCCGATGTAATTCCGGAAAGATACAAAAATAGATTAGATTACGAATTAAATGTTATAGAAACCATGGGATTTTCTGGATATTTTTGTATAGTAGCAGACATCGTAAATGCAGCTAAAGAACGTAATATTCCTATAGGTCCAGGCAGGGGCTCAGCGGCAGGTTCCATCACAGCGTGGTCTTTGGGTATAACAGATTTGGATCCAATAAAATATAATCTTTTATTTGAGCGTTTTTTAAATCCAGATAGACTAAGTATGCCTGATATCGATACAGATGTATCAGATAAGCGAAGAGACGAACTTATTGAATACATTGTGGAGAAATATGGAAGTGATAAAGTTGCTCAGATAATAACTTTTGGTTGTATGAAAAGCAGAGGAGCCATCACCGACGTAGGAAGAGCACTTGGTATACCTATACCAGAAGTGAGGAAAGTCACAACACTTATTCCTGCTGATTCTAATAAGTCTGGTATAGCTTCAATACCTGAGGCAATTGAAGGAATTCAAGATTTAGCACATCTATATAAAACCGAACCTAGAATAAAAGAACTTCTTGACATCGCACAAAAGATTGAGGGTATTTCACGACATTGTTCTCAACATCCGGCAGGAATCGTGATCACACCTAGCCCTCTTATTGACATGTTACCTGTAAGAAAATTTGGTGAAAAACAAAATGTAACTCAATATTCTATGGATCCAGTTGAAGCATTAGGCCTAGTAAAAATGGATATTCTTGGATTAAAAACTCTTTCTGTTATTGAAGGTGCTCTTTACAATATCCAGTCTGGAGGTAAGGGGTATATAAATTTAGACGAAATTCCCTTGGATGATACAAAAACATACGAAATGCTTCAAAAGGGGGAGACACTCGGAGTATTTCAACTTGAATCAACTGGGATGACATCATTAGTTCGTCGAATGAAACCAGACTGTTTTGAAGATATGATTGCACTTGTCGCTCTTTATAGACCAGGTCCGCTTGAAAGCGGAATGGCAGATTTATACATCAAGTACAAACACAAGGAAGAGCCTATACACTATCTACATCCAAAACTTGAAGAGACGCTGAAAGAAACGTACGGGGTTATTTTGTACCAGGAGCAAGTTATGCAAAGTGCGTATGATCTAGCAGGATTTACTCTAGCCGAAGCAGATTTGCTTCGTAAAGCAATGGGTAAAAAGAAAATGGATGTTATGGCAGAACAAAGAATAAAATTTATTAAGGGGGCAGTCGAAAGAGGAGTAGAAGCAACGCAAGCAGGGGAAATATTTGACAAGATTGAAAAGTTTGCAGGTTATGGGTTTAATAAATCACATAGTGCAGCATATGCCTTGATAAGTTATAGAACAGCATGGTTAAAAGCAAACTATGGACCTGAATTTTTAGCCTCTTATTTATCAAGTATAGTCGGCTCAAAAATGGATGTATTGGGGCAGTATATAAGGAGCGTAAGAGATGCAGGATATCCTGTTTTACCTCCGAACATTAATGAATCAAAGGAAGATTTTACTGTAGTGGGTGATGTTATTAGACTCGGGCTTTCTGCCGTAGCTAAAGCTGGACATGCTGCAATTGAAAATATTATTAAGAATCGTGAAGAATACGGCAAATTTGATTCATTATGGGATTTTATAAGTAGAGTAGACACAAGAGTTGTAAATAAAGGTGTTTTAGAGAACTTAATAAAAGCTGGTGCATTTGACAGTATAGAAAAAAATAGAGCAAAGCTTTTTAACTCTTTGCCCCTTTTTATAGATGCAGCTTCAAGAAATGTTTCTTGTAAAAATCAATCATCTCTTTTTGCTGAAGAGGACGCCGTAATGTGTCCCGAAATGCCTTGTTGCGAAGATTTTAGTGAAAGAGAAAAATTAACTTTTGAGAAAGAAAGTATGGGCCTATATATATCAGGACACCCATTTAATCAACATTCTTCCGTTGTTAAGAGATATGCCAACTGTCCATTAATAGAATTAGAAAAGTGGCAGTCGCAAAAGTATCCAGTTATCACAGCCGGGCTTTTATCTTCCGTTTCTGAAAAATATACCAAAAGAGGAGACCCAATGGGTATTATAGTTATTGAAGATGCTGATACTACTGTTGAGGTCGTCTTATTTGTGAAACAATGGGCTAAATACAAGCCTTTACTAAATATTGGAGATCTTGTTTTTATAAAAGGTCAACCTAGGTTTGACAGGGGTATTTCGATTTTAGCAGATGAAGTTTATTTTGAAGATAATTATGCTTCTAATCTTGAAGAGCACTCGGTTTTATCGATAAATGCAGAATTTTGTACAGAAGAGTTTTTTATAGGCCTTTTCAATATTTTTAAAAAACATAAAGGGAACAAAAAAATATTGCTAAAAATATTTTCTTTTGATAAAACTATAGTTTCTGAACTTAAGGGGCAGAAAATAGATTTATCCGAGAAACTTACAAAAGAATTTAATGAATATGCTAAGGAAAAGGCTATACTTGAATGA
- the dnaX gene encoding DNA polymerase III subunit gamma/tau, which yields MYISLYRKYRPQTFSDMVEQDAAVCILQNSLKNKKLGHAYLFSGPRGCGKTSAARLLAKALNCLAPTEDKEPCGECINCKSITSGEHLDVIEIDGASNRRISEIRELKTHIDLKPLSSLYKVYIIDEVHMLTEESFNALLKTLEEPPLNVFFVLATTEPHKVPVTIRSRCQHIPFHRISIKGLVERITYVCECEKVSFEKEAIWEIGRLSDGALRDALSLSEQAIVLGKGELSLASVKELTGGGTRAELENWILDFRNDQSKAVLNLDDMLSSGVSPESFCEALFIIFRDLWLYRLWGDSIFEVLEISEDGRTFLKNESASWSSKKLKSVCDFCNSLLPRTRYGMKKEVFSGIIMLKLYELLTNEEVKEKKEIDEKTNYQAQVNVPEKNIPIAKKISQVTMTKQDTSKTLLEKNKNPDENILSPNTTSVRITSGADNTLDINELCSELGIDVLTKIICKTQPKDLLIISALLNVIIKLKNNELQFEFPSSGLSKTIISLPSNKKLLIKIIKDVYSVNVIEKKEVEVLAPLAPSIENKVEKHRMAMSDSQDVLNNKKISTKALASPDRILKLLGAEILYVQETDKYDEMEPLNCEGDNDE from the coding sequence ATGTATATTTCACTTTATCGTAAATATAGACCACAAACATTTTCTGATATGGTAGAACAAGATGCAGCAGTTTGCATTCTACAAAATTCACTAAAAAATAAAAAATTAGGTCATGCCTATCTTTTCTCTGGTCCAAGGGGATGCGGAAAGACATCTGCCGCACGTTTACTTGCAAAAGCCTTAAACTGTTTAGCACCTACTGAAGACAAAGAACCATGTGGAGAATGTATAAATTGTAAAAGTATTACTTCGGGAGAACATTTAGACGTAATTGAGATTGACGGAGCATCAAATAGACGTATCAGCGAAATTAGGGAGCTTAAAACTCACATTGATTTAAAGCCCCTAAGCTCCTTATATAAGGTATATATAATAGACGAAGTACATATGCTTACAGAAGAGTCCTTTAATGCCTTATTAAAAACATTAGAAGAGCCTCCTTTAAATGTTTTTTTTGTCTTAGCAACAACTGAGCCACATAAAGTTCCTGTGACAATAAGGTCAAGGTGTCAGCATATACCCTTTCATAGGATATCTATAAAAGGATTAGTAGAAAGAATAACATATGTATGCGAATGTGAAAAAGTATCTTTCGAAAAAGAAGCTATTTGGGAAATAGGAAGGTTGTCTGATGGAGCACTTAGGGATGCTCTTTCTCTTTCAGAACAAGCTATAGTTTTAGGGAAAGGGGAATTGTCTCTTGCTAGTGTAAAAGAATTAACAGGGGGAGGAACGAGAGCTGAACTTGAAAATTGGATTCTTGATTTTCGAAATGATCAGAGTAAAGCTGTTCTTAATCTTGATGATATGCTTTCTTCTGGAGTGTCTCCAGAAAGTTTTTGTGAAGCACTTTTTATTATATTTAGAGATCTTTGGTTGTATCGCCTTTGGGGAGACAGTATTTTTGAAGTCTTAGAAATTTCTGAAGATGGAAGAACGTTTTTAAAAAACGAGTCAGCAAGTTGGAGTTCTAAAAAACTAAAGAGCGTTTGTGATTTTTGTAACTCTTTGCTACCTAGAACAAGGTATGGAATGAAAAAGGAAGTTTTTTCTGGAATTATCATGCTCAAGTTGTATGAACTTCTTACTAATGAAGAGGTAAAAGAAAAAAAAGAGATAGATGAAAAGACAAACTATCAAGCTCAAGTAAATGTGCCAGAAAAAAATATCCCAATCGCAAAAAAGATATCGCAGGTAACTATGACAAAACAGGATACAAGTAAGACTCTTCTTGAAAAAAATAAGAACCCTGATGAAAATATCTTGTCACCAAATACAACGAGTGTAAGAATAACCTCTGGCGCAGATAATACATTAGATATTAATGAGTTGTGTAGTGAATTAGGTATTGATGTCCTCACAAAAATAATATGTAAAACACAACCGAAAGACTTGCTGATTATATCTGCTTTGCTTAATGTAATAATAAAGTTAAAAAACAACGAACTTCAATTTGAGTTCCCCAGTAGTGGTCTATCAAAGACAATTATTTCTCTTCCATCAAACAAAAAGCTGCTAATTAAGATAATAAAAGATGTTTATTCTGTAAATGTAATAGAAAAAAAGGAAGTTGAGGTTTTAGCACCCCTAGCACCCTCTATAGAAAATAAGGTAGAAAAACATAGGATGGCCATGTCAGATAGCCAAGACGTTTTAAATAACAAGAAAATTTCAACGAAAGCATTGGCATCTCCGGATAGAATCCTTAAATTATTGGGTGCTGAAATATTGTACGTACAAGAAACAGATAAATATGACGAAATGGAACCATTGAATTGTGAAGGAGACAATGATGAATAA
- the mtrB gene encoding trp RNA-binding attenuation protein MtrB, producing MGNKTFNELSPIYGATESVVVEALEDGVTVIGVTRGSDNKILHTENLKKGEVWIAQFTEHISAMKIRGLAKVHTKYGVVESSK from the coding sequence ATGGGAAATAAAACATTTAATGAACTCAGTCCGATTTACGGAGCTACAGAATCTGTAGTTGTTGAAGCACTAGAAGATGGTGTAACTGTTATAGGAGTTACAAGGGGATCAGATAACAAAATATTACATACAGAAAACTTGAAAAAAGGAGAAGTATGGATAGCACAATTTACAGAACATATTTCTGCTATGAAAATTCGAGGACTTGCAAAAGTTCATACAAAATATGGTGTAGTAGAGAGCAGTAAGTAA
- a CDS encoding deoxyribonuclease IV, with the protein MLLIGTHISTAGGLHKVFKRAELLKCEAIQIFTRNQLQWNSKELSSEEIKNFKDAFMISTVSKVISHASYLINLSGEKNIRIKSEHALEQEILRCELLGINEVVLHPGFALGLPKTIAINKIAESLQRIIDTFKNTNITILLETTSGQGSVIGSDFSELASIHRLLNFSPRIGFCIDTCHIFAAGYDIRTVTGYNDVTSLLISKLGLENIKCWHLNDSLNELGSGKDRHASLGVGKIGLTPFEILMQDKRFNSLPAILETPKENNGDIRNLAILRKSKFIKK; encoded by the coding sequence ATGTTATTAATTGGAACGCACATATCAACTGCTGGTGGGTTGCATAAGGTTTTTAAAAGAGCCGAGTTATTAAAGTGTGAAGCAATTCAAATTTTCACGCGTAATCAATTGCAATGGAACAGCAAAGAATTATCATCCGAAGAAATAAAAAACTTTAAAGATGCCTTTATGATATCGACAGTATCAAAGGTAATATCTCACGCTTCGTACCTTATAAATTTATCCGGAGAAAAAAACATAAGGATTAAAAGTGAACATGCACTTGAACAGGAGATTCTTAGGTGTGAATTACTTGGAATAAATGAAGTAGTTTTACATCCTGGTTTTGCGCTAGGGCTACCTAAAACTATTGCAATTAATAAAATAGCCGAGTCTCTTCAGAGAATAATTGATACATTTAAGAATACCAATATTACGATTTTATTGGAGACTACGTCAGGACAAGGCTCTGTTATAGGATCTGATTTTTCTGAATTAGCAAGCATACATAGATTGCTAAATTTTAGCCCAAGAATAGGGTTTTGTATTGATACATGTCATATTTTTGCTGCGGGTTACGACATAAGAACTGTAACTGGATATAATGATGTAACATCTCTTTTAATTAGCAAGCTTGGACTAGAAAACATAAAATGCTGGCATCTGAATGATAGCTTGAATGAACTAGGTTCTGGCAAAGATAGGCACGCAAGCTTGGGTGTAGGGAAAATAGGACTAACTCCATTTGAAATTCTTATGCAAGATAAGCGATTTAATTCATTACCAGCCATATTAGAGACGCCAAAAGAAAATAACGGTGATATTAGAAACCTTGCTATTCTAAGAAAATCTAAATTTATTAAAAAATAG